GCAACTCGGAGGAGAGGCGCTTCTCTCCCAAATTCATCTCCTTTGTCAACGTGTGGTGAGGAAACACTGCTGTGAATTCAGCAGCAATAAGCTACCGttgtaaaaatggaaaaaaaagagactgtttTGAATTAAAAGATGTTCTCAGTCGTTTCATGGAGGAcaaactccagctgctgcttgCTCTTGTGTCCCCCTGGTGGACAAATGGCTGAACTGCAACCCTCCTCcttttaacactttatttttcctcttttctcaagCCTTACAAAGGACGAATCAAAAAGGCCAAAGTACAAGGAGCTACTGGTGAGTTATCATGaactctttaaaatgtgttaaacgGACTTAAATCCATTCTGtagaggttttattttgttgtacattttgctgatgcgtacatttcctcttttccacTCACAGAAAGACCCGTTCATCCAGATGTACGAGGAGCGCTCGGTCGACGTAGCTGGTTACGTCTGCAGGCTCCTGGATCAGATGCCAGCGTCTCCCAGCTCACCTATGTATATGGACTGATAGCAGGACAAGATAGAAACACATCAATAAATATACACTAGTCTGCAacaataaagacataaaaaaaaaagacaacaaagtaaagaaaacaaatccttGTGTAAATTTGCTTGGTCCCCTTATTGCAGTGTTAAAAGAGAATTGTAAAGCCTAAAAAACACCATTTGCAATAAACGTGGTGTTCATTTCAGTCATGTCTGTATAATATATCAACGTTAAAcacttctgtttctctcttgttcacaaaaacacacatgaacgcACAGTCATGTAAGTATAATAGCAgctgaatcaatcaatcatgGTCTTGACTCATCTTGATGAGGATGCATCTCAGTGGTTAgtacagtgatttaaaaaataaataaaaagaaaataacctgGAACTTGTATTTATAGAACCAAAATCTTGTGGAGTATTTGATTTGGAGCTTCTTCAACATACTGGAATCATGCTCTTTGTGAATTGTCCCACCTCTTccatgtatgtaaatgaaagCATTGTGTTTGGTATCTTAATGGAACTTTGCTTCTCTGGGTATAAAGCAGTTTAAAAGTGTTGGTGGTCAGAATCATGTTAGACCTGCAGTCCAGTCAGTGCTGAGAGGCTGCTGTCCTCAATGTGCAGTGGACTATATGCTGATATATGaataaaggaagagaaaggaaaagtgtGTCGTCTCTTTTCTTAACGTAGTTAATACGGGGATTTGTATCTGTGTATTCTGAAACCAAATATTgctttaagataagataatggTGTATTGATCCCTGAGGGGATATTCAGGTTACACGGACAGAAATAAGTACAGTAGAGAAAgtcaaaaaaatacataattagAAGTAGATAATAAACAAGTTAAGCAGTATACATGCAATGTTGTACTTTAATCAATAGTGCTGTGATAAGTTATTAAGATAAGTAAGTATACCTAGTGTTTGTctattaatatagaaatatgatGTAGTACAACATAGTATAATATGGTACAGTATAATATCACATAGGatataacattaaatataagGTGGAATGTAGTAATATAGTATAATGTAATGCACGGTATAGTACAGCTATGcaatataacaaaatataaaatacacagtATGGTATGAGCATAGTAAAATAGAATTAGAGTAGAATTAAtaatagttttatatttttgtatgtatacTATCTTATTGTTTATACCCTCTTTTTAATCTAATAAACATAATGTTTGGGATTATTTGATGGTTAAGAAATTGTATAAGAGCTGAATATGTGTAATATTACTtcaggtgttttattttgtagtagtttgttgttgttaaagccCCCTTCAAGAAATATTTCTATCCCCGCCTCCCTTTCTCAAAACGCTGCTGTGATTGGTCCACAGGCCCTGCTAAATAATTCTACACACCAATGAGCGCTAAGACCGGTAAACGTCATCATTAGATGCCGGAAGAAGAGTCACATGTGTCAACCAACCTCCAAAGTCCTGCTGAATGAGCACCTAGCTACTATTAGGTAATGCAGTCTTTAAAAAAGCGCGTGGAAATGCGTGAGCAAGCATTATCTGGGTGCTTTTAGATGTAATTAACAGGTGCtggttattttaattattgGGTGACGTATTTATTATGAATACGGTCCATCTGAAGCTCAGGTCCTTCACATTCCTGTTTGTCAAAGGCAGAGCTCTCTCTGCTGGTCCTCCGGCTGTCGCACGCTGTGATTTTCGTTTCCACCGGACTGTTTTCCAGTTTTTCCGAACAATGGCTACTAACAACGACCCGGAGGCGAGACCGCCGCTGGGTTTGAAGAAAGCCAAGCAGAAGGAGCCGCTGCGGCGAGTGAAAATCAAAGAGAGCCGGAGCAAGCGAGGGGACGTTCACGGACCATCCACGGTGTACCTGCAGGTGGTCGGTGCTGGAAGCAGAGATAATGCTGCGTCACTGTATGTCTTCTCCGAGTACAACCGGTAAGTTATACAGAAATATGTCATGAGTGTCAGgagcttttactttgaaaccaGGGCTGTGTAAGCCCCTTTCACGTGTCGCGTATATATTTGAGCTACAAAGTGTTGTAAGTTAAATTAAAGTGctgtcttttttaaagaaaacgTGGCATGACTACATTAGCTGTGTAGTAACATGTAGTTTCTCAAAGAGCAGCTTATCAGCAGCTAaaagacttgtttgttttttttgtttaacttctcactttgctgcagtgatgttcAAGTGTACTgtagggtgtgtcagtacactgtgacacgACTATTAGGCGTGGCCATATTTGCAACTTCccgcctctctgctgcaggtacCTGTTCAACTGTGGTGAAGGAACACAGAGACTCATGCAGGAACACAAGTAAGCTGGTTTAAACACACATTGTCATCATCTCATTCAGTCTgatggacaaagacagagagagctcaTATTCTTGTTTCCCTCTGACAGACTGAAAGCTGCTCGATTGGACAACATCTTCCTGACCAGACTGAGCTGGCAGAATGTGGGAGGTTTATCAGGTCGGTAACATCTGTCTGATGAATTAAACTCCCAAATCATCCATGTCAAAGCAGCTAGAATCAATACAAAGGCGTCGctcgtagtgacgaacccacagagaattatcagctgaatctACAGCTTTAGAGTGAATTTCACCTCGTTTATCCATcaggcccacaactttactgttttggttgactgtcactgctctcatagcgTCGTTTATGGcaggaaaaagctctaaaaactgaACTGTACACCACccacagacaaagttagagtCAGAAAGAAATTGGAGTTAAGTTATCAATTTAGACCGACATATATCACATAAATCATTTGCAGGTttatagaaaaacacaacaaatgtctCTGATTTTCCGCATGTGTCCTCTGCAGGGATGATATTAACCCTGAAGGACACTGGTGTTCCAGAGTGTGTTCTCTCCGGACCTCCACAGCTGGTGAGAGACTCAGTCACACAGTATGAACACGTCTGCAGCAGGTTTTTAATGTCACATGTcttcacttctcttctcttttcattaAAGGAGAACTACCTGAGTGCCATCAAGTCCTTTTCTGGACCGCTGGAAGACATCAAGCTGTGTATGTTGAATTAACGAATTAGATAACTGCATTATTCCTTCAGTTCTGTGACGTTTACTGTATCTCACACCTCCAGCGGTTCGGCCGTACACTGAAGAGACTTACACGGACGATACAATGACAGTTTATCAAGTGCCAATATTTGGTGAGCTCATCTTTTAAAGTCTTCCCTGCTTTTTGATGCAAACACAGACTTCTTAAAGTgactctcttttctgtcttcactCTCTAGCCAAGTTGAGGGGTGACGGCAGAAAGCTCTCCCCCAAGTCAGGCAGGAGCAGCCCCTCTCCAAGGCCtccctctcccaggatggaCGACATCCACACCAACAGCCGCGCAGACAACCCCGGCAGTCCAGGTGAGTCCAGAAGCCGACTAGTCCTCTAAGTCGGGGAGCCGCTGGAGGAAATCCTGAACCTTGATCGCAATCCCTGTTTGTCAAAATGATCTGGTACTTTGAGGAGTTAACAGATTAGTTCTCCACCAACTGggtcaacatttattttcaaccTGGCAGCTGCACGATTGTGTCTCGGCCAACTAGAGCCAATGAAGTTTACATATTTGTGCTTCCTTCACCTGCAAGAAATCTCATACTTTATACTGCTTTCGTGTTTTAATACGCAGgtcattcacacaaaaacaagagtaAGAGTCTTCAGTCATGTTAGCTGCTCTGCGGGTCTGTTGTTTGGCACAGCaatgctttaagctaaatgctaacgtcggcatgctaacatgctcacagggacaatgctaacatgctgatgtttagcaggtataatgtttatcacgTTCATCTTAGTttggcgtgttagcatgctaacatttgctgagtaatactaaacacaaagcatgtcattagttctgcaggtatttggtgttaaacacattttaaagtttgaGCTAACTGAAGTGAAGCAGCTACATTCAGCCGGATTTAAGGCGttggtgtgttttcagtgtcagaATGAGGGACGCTGCCTTGTCCACGTACGTTACAGAAGTGTTGATCAGTTGTTTGCTTCTAATATCTTGCAGGTGAAAACCGAAAAGCAACTAATGATACGTCTTTGGTGGTTTCCTTCATATGTAAGGTAGGAAACGCGTCATCCTGTGATTGATGCACACGTGAAAGGAACTTTATCtgacattcttcttcttcttctgtgcttttACAGCTTCACCCCAAGAAAGGAAATTTCTTAGTTGCTCAGGCCAGAGACCTCGGTCTGCCTGTGTAAGTTATTGATCTTTTAATGAGGATAAGATGCATCTGGTATGGTGCGTTTTCTGAATTCACTGATTTCATTGCgtcatattatattatgtataaaCCAGtaatgtaactgtaactaaCATTTAtatgttgattatttttcttttgaataatcaattaattgtttttttctccaaccgatcatttcagcactacattagtttattttagcattttaaatgttttgcagctgcAGTTCAGAAACTTTAACTGTTATGAAACCTTTTCTCTCCACAGGGGCACGGCAGCGATCGGTCCGCTCATAGCGGCTCTGAAGGACGGGAAAATCGTCACGTATGAAGGAAAAGAGGTGAAAGTCTGATATGACGTCCCTTGTTAGGCAGCAGCTCTGATCTGTATTTGCTGACAGTTTTTCTGTCGTCTTGTAGATCCGGCCGGAGCAGGTTTGTACTCCCACTGACCCAGGACCAGTCTTTATTATCGTCGAGTGTCCGTCTGAGGAGTTTGTGGAAGCTGTTTGCACCAATCGGCAGCTGAGAAGGTAGTAActcattcatgtttgtttcttaatctgaactaaaatgaataaaaaaaatgtattaaaatttAGTCTGTCACACTCTGTAGATACCAAACAGGAGGGACCGAGGACCCTATTGCATTGGTAGTCCACATGAGTCCAGAGTCTGTTTTGAAAACCGATGAATACAAAAAGTGGATGGAGAGGTTCGTGTTCTCCCACTTTGAGACCAGACTCCATAGAGAATCCTGCTTGTTTTAATGTACCGAGGCTGAgagtttcctctgtgtttctgtaggtTTCCATCCACAACAGAACACCTGATCCTTAATGAACACGTCTGTACGGTCCACAACATCAGAAGTCACAAGATTCAAGCCCAGCTGAACATGATTCACCCAGAGATCTTTCCAGAACTGAAGTCTTACAAAACAAAGGTAAGGCTGATGTTAAGACGTGATCCTTCCAGTGAGCGCTGATATGAACCCTAAGACTATTCTCAGCATGCTTTTGTATAACTATTCACATCGCATCACATCACATTactttatttctgtaaattgtgCTGCAGATTCGGGGTTTGGTTTTTCTAATTTTATGAAACTTTTTGTCAATTACTTGATTCGTCAATTGACAGAAATTAATGTACAAAAATTCtaaaaatcaatgaattgtttaaacattcactggttccagcgTCTCCAACATTgtcatttactgcttttctctgttttttactgttgtaaacaaaatatttttgggttttggcggttgtatgtttgtatgtttgtaatCGACAGCGTGGAcgttttttttacaattttctgatattttatcgTGACATTAATTGGAAAATAATCGGTAGATTCCACATTATTAGTATGTTTCTAATCTGTCACTTtacacatattatatattatacaatacTTTTTCTCTGCTTAGTAAACTTGTGAGAGTTTACCACTTTAAATAATCTATAAGCATTTCCATTTGCTGTATTATGTTTcatatacagttttttttttttactccagtaTTGACTGCAGTGTCTCTCTGTAACTATATTTCTACTTTGCAGAGTTCACAAAGTGATAAATGAAGTATGGTGCATGAAAAGTGTTTATAAGAAAACATCAAAacgctgtcttttttttgtgcgtATGTTGTTGCCCAGGAGCCTCAGGCTGCCCTTCACGTCCCCAACGTCAGAGCCGAGTGTCTGCTCAAGTTCCAGCTCAGACCCGTAATGGAGTGGCAAAGGTTAGTTTGTCCTTCAATCCCCCCAATTTAGCCAACGTTACTCTGCTGCTCCGAGCGCTGCCTTGTCACGGAAAACAATCTGGAATGGACCGTTGCACTCAGccgctttcttcttcttgcttcTTTTTTAACCTCGTCTTAcaagtgtcagtgttttttcttcGCTGTTTCTGTCAAGTACTCTGGAGGCGCATCAAGGTCAGATGTGTGCAGAATCCCAGTTTCCCCCCGCCAGTGTTTTTGCAGGCAGTGGTGTGTGTCTTCTTGACTCTTCTTGTGTTTCGTTCGTTAGAGATGCGATCCCCTCCTGCAACGCTGAGGAGTTTGTGAAAGAGGCTTCTGAGGTCTCAAACTTTCTGGAAGAAGTGGACAAGTGCAGGAAGATTTGCTCCACTGACGCTGCAGAGCTTTCTGGTGAGTTCTCAACCCAGAGggatgttttttagtttttaagacaaaacaaataaaacgtACTTTTAAGTGGATGGTCCTTCAGTGACATTCAGTGTGAAAAAGGGATATTATCGGGTccaattttaattcaattctcTTATTTGCATTACTTCAGTGATTGTagaaatattgttgttttctgctgcaggacGAGGAGAAAAATACCCAGAGGTGGTTTTCATGGGAACAGGATCAGCTCTTCCAATGAAGATCAGAAACGTCAGTGGCACTTTAGTTAACATCAGGTATGGATCTCCGCTTTCCACACAAACCTGCAGGCAGGTAGATTGTAAAGagatcattttttaaaattctgttaATTTGTTTTGAGTTAATTGTTATTTAgttaaaacttaaaacttatTTCTTATAACAATGTTACCGTAACCGTTTTAGAGAGGCATAGATCCactttggaggatgtagtttgtgctgctgttgaactgttacactgacaggtgtttcttaTTTCGCCTTCCTTCCTTGATgacagaaacacctgtcagtataacaaTTCAACTCATACAGTTGAATCACCAAcaaacattataaccttcatgaaggaggacTTCTAGCAGGGCTGCATTGGTTTTAgccaggtgtacctaataaactggcaactgaatGTATCCTAAATGTCTTGTACATTATATCCCTAAAATTCATCCTGACTGTTTTGTATTACTTGAAACTTCTGGATCTTCACTGTCATTTAAAATAAGGTTGCTTCACCAGAAAACAGGAGCTTGTAAAGATGGACTCCTGGTGCAGATCTGTAGAAACTGAAACAGTGACCCTTAATAAATAATGGCGTGTAAGTCCTTTTCTGTCCAaatgtggctgtttttgtgtatgcactcgttcagtgtgtttgcactCGATCAGTGTGTTTGCACTCGTTCAGCGTGTGTCCTGTGTTGATTCCCTCCTCAagtccatttcctgtttgtacCTGTATGCAGCCCGAGTCAGTCAGTCCTGCTGGACTGTGGAGAGGGGACCTTCGGGCAGCTCTGCAGACACTACGGGGACGATGTGGACGATGCTCTGTCCAAGATCTCAACCGTCTTCATCTCCCACATGCATGCTGACCACCACACAGTGAGCAGCTACACACGATGATGTCCATGTTGTGGTTTAACGTGTGAAATACCAGATTATCTCAGTATATAAAGTGAGCTGCTTCAAACCAGGACGCTGATATCCGTGTCTTTGTCTCAGGGGCTGCTGATGTTGCTGtatcagagggagagagcgctggtatgtaaaagaaaagtaaatcttattatacatttaatgttgcatgaacacaaataattattcattaaacagaaaactgaactTAAGTGTTTGTCTCGTAGACAACGTTGGGGAAGCCGTTCAGCCCCGTCTACCTGGTGGCTCCGGTCCAAATCATGACGTGGCTCAAACAGTATCATTATTACTGTGAGGAGATCCTCAGTCACATCAAGTACgtgaacacaaagacatctTCGGATAACAGAAACTCCACCTTTATGCTgctagactgtgtgtgtgtgttcagtttgaaAATGATAGAAATCTAATGTAAAGTTTAGTTTGGTCTCTTGATTTTGACATCAGTGTAATAAAGTACTGTGATTTTTCTACTCACTGGATCAACCAAAGACAGACTTCTGTATCACGGTACATATTTAGGTTTAGTGCATAAGTAAAAGATTTATCCACATCATCAGTCCTCTACTTCACATCCCGAAATACGTTATATGTTATGACTATAGTGATGTTACAATGCTAGCATAATAACATTCgcatatttagcattttttgcACTCTTTTAGTTCAAAACACAGCTTAGTCTAAGTAAAACCAAGTCTGACAAAATCCAGCTTAGACTGATGATAAACTCTGAGCTGATCTTTACAAAGTCTGACATGTCTTAAACTGCCACGGTGTACAGTCGTGGAAGTACTCAGTACTAGTACAACTATAcaaaaaatacaagtaaaagtacagactcattattagcaaaatgtaaaatataacttttgatatttaatttgACCTGTTTGGGCCTCAAACAGGTATTTAAATAAAACCGTTTGAGAAGATTAACcagtttaatctttaacactgcagtgtgtttcaTAATCTTATAgttagtaactacagctgtcagatgaatgaaGGGAAGGCGTCATCGTCTTTTAATGTCGCCTGTTTCGTGTTTCAGTTTC
The sequence above is a segment of the Enoplosus armatus isolate fEnoArm2 chromosome 17, fEnoArm2.hap1, whole genome shotgun sequence genome. Coding sequences within it:
- the elac2 gene encoding zinc phosphodiesterase ELAC protein 2, with the translated sequence MNTVHLKLRSFTFLFVKGRALSAGPPAVARCDFRFHRTVFQFFRTMATNNDPEARPPLGLKKAKQKEPLRRVKIKESRSKRGDVHGPSTVYLQVVGAGSRDNAASLYVFSEYNRYLFNCGEGTQRLMQEHKLKAARLDNIFLTRLSWQNVGGLSGMILTLKDTGVPECVLSGPPQLENYLSAIKSFSGPLEDIKLSVRPYTEETYTDDTMTVYQVPIFAKLRGDGRKLSPKSGRSSPSPRPPSPRMDDIHTNSRADNPGSPGENRKATNDTSLVVSFICKLHPKKGNFLVAQARDLGLPVGTAAIGPLIAALKDGKIVTYEGKEIRPEQVCTPTDPGPVFIIVECPSEEFVEAVCTNRQLRRYQTGGTEDPIALVVHMSPESVLKTDEYKKWMERFPSTTEHLILNEHVCTVHNIRSHKIQAQLNMIHPEIFPELKSYKTKEPQAALHVPNVRAECLLKFQLRPVMEWQRDAIPSCNAEEFVKEASEVSNFLEEVDKCRKICSTDAAELSGRGEKYPEVVFMGTGSALPMKIRNVSGTLVNISPSQSVLLDCGEGTFGQLCRHYGDDVDDALSKISTVFISHMHADHHTGLLMLLYQRERALTTLGKPFSPVYLVAPVQIMTWLKQYHYYCEEILSHINFVPNRFLSDGAEAPEPRTKSLIQALLKRNDLEKFQTCIVRHCKNAFACSFTHQSGWKLAFSGDTMPCDAFVHIGRSATLLIHEATLEDGMEEEAVEKRHSTTSQAIGIGMRMNAEFIMLNHFSQRYAKIPLFSEDSTDRVGISFDHMRIHFGDFKILPRLIPALKTLFAEEIGEMEERRERRELRHPRGGGSEANMEANTTSGAADVARGAKRDQEEAAKRSVETKRLKTS